The sequence GACTGGGCATTGTTGCGATAATGGTACAAACAGCCGTCCACATACGCCAGACTCTCAGCCGCCAGCAAACAGGGATAAGTAAACGCGGCGTCCTCACCGATCTTCACCTTCGGTGTGACCGGGTACAGGCACTGCTCCAGCAGCTCCTTTTTAAACACCTTGGACCAACAGCAGGGGTTGATACCAAAGGAATAATAAGGTGCATGGTACAGCATAGTGGGATAGATCTCCTGCGCCAACTGCGCTTTCGTATAATACGCCCGCTGCAAATGCTGGGTACTTGGCTCGTTATGGTCCGCAAAGGCATAATAGAACTCGCAAAGAGCCATATCCGGCGCATATCGGTCAATCGCCGCCGCAAAGCGGGCATACATATCCGGCTCGATCCAATCGTCGCCGTCTACAAAACCCACATAATCCCCTTTGGCCACCCGCAGACCGGCCTGCCGTGCGGACATCAAGCCGCCGTTGGGCTTATGCACCACCTGCACCCGCGCGTCCTTGCGGGCATAGGCATCACAAATGGCCGGGCAGTTGTCGGTTGATCCGTCGTCCACCAGCACAATATCCAGGTCCGTGTAAGTCTGGGCCAAAATACTGTCCACGCACTGGCGAAGATATGCTTCCACCTTATATATGGGAACAATTACGCTAATGGTCATAAACGCTCCTTAAAAATGCATCCAAATCAATGAACTTCCTACGCAAGCATACAAAAAATGCACGCAGATATAAGCAAAGTAGACAAGCAGCATGGCGCCTTGGGTACGCACACGCAGCACCATTTTCTTCTCACCGGTGTAAATAAAATTAGGCGGTTGCTTCTTCACAAAATCCGCTTGCTTTTGCATACCCACCATAAAGAGCACAGCGCCCATGATCGGCAGGATCCACCGGGCAAAGCGCAAAAAGATCAGGGAACTGAACAGACAGCCGATCATGAAAAACGCAGTGGTGGAGCAGTAGCGATAAAAGCGATAGATGGGATCTGTCTCTTTATCCCGCACAAAATAGACAGAGAAGTACCAAATCACGAGCAGCACAATTACTAAGGTGACGATATTAACCAAAAAGCCTGTACTTGTATTTAGTCGTACTGCTTCTGTATTATTTTCAGACTTTTCAGCAATAGAAAGTATGAATTCATTGTCTGATTTTTCAGCAATAAATTGGATAAACGCACCACCAACAGCCAGTCCCAAGATCATAACCACATTGATAAACTTGCTGTTAAACTTCATGGTCAATAAGGTCAACAACACCAACGCCACCGGCAAAATCGGTGAGGAATGGAGCAGACACGCCGCCACATAACCAAACAGGCACAGGATGATATTGCGCTTTTCTGCCAAATGATAATAAGCGCAGGCGATCACAATGGCAAAGGCCAGTCCGTTACGAATGCCGGACGCTGTATCATAAAACCAGTAGGTAGACAGAAAAAACAGTGTACCCAGCAGCACATAGCCTTTGCTCACCTGATAGCGCTGGGCTGCTTTGTACATCACCAGGAACATTAAGGCATAAACGATAAACATGGTCACCGCAGCCACATAGCGGTTGTTGGGAAAAAAGCTGAGGAAATAGAAATAATAGCGAAATGTAATGTATGTCTTCCAGTTGTACCAGTTCAGATTGACGATATAGTCCAAACCGGCCTTCCCCTGCTCTCGCATAATATCCAGCATACCGTAATAGCGATACAGATCGTCCGTTTCATCCGGCACAATGTGATAGGCCAAAACCGTCATGGCCACCACAACCGCAACAAACGGGATCCACATATATTCTCTTGGCAAAATCAAAAGCAGCAGCGCATAGCCTGCAACAATGATCACAAACCATGTAAGTGCAGATAATCCTAACATGAAATCCTCTTTTTACTTTTCTTATTTACGCAAATAAATTTGCTCCAATTTTTTGCACACCCGGGCAATATCAAAGTCCTCGACCACCCGATCGCGGGAAATGGTGTGGCGGTCGATACGCAACGCCGTTTCAATTTTTTTTACCCATTCTTCCGGTTGCGCCTCAATAGAGGCAAACTGCAACGCCTCGGTGAGCTTCACTGTAGGCGTAATGGTGTCTGACACCACACAGGGCAGCTGCGCCGCCTGGGCTTCGATCAGTGTCAGTGGGAAGCCCTCGTGAATAGACGGAAACACAAAGCAGTCCATGGCCATCAGCAGCTCCGGTATATCTGTACGAAAACCTAAGAACTGCACGCTGTCCCGAATACCCAGATCCTGCGCTCTCTGCTCAAGTGCCTCCCTATCTGGGCCATCGCTGACCAGCAGCAAGGTACTATTCTTATGCGCACGATGAAAAGCGGCATACACCTCTAACAAATAGCCGTGGTTTTTTACATAATACATCTGGCCGATATGACCCAAAACGATTTGGTCCTCTACGCCTAACGCACGGCGCACGGCAGCGCGCTTTGCATCGGACAAACGATACTTTTCCGAGTCAATGCCGTTATTGAGCACCACACCTTTTTTGGCAAAGCCACGCTTGCCTGCCAAATATTCGCCTGCCGCCTGACTGCACCCAATAATATCCGTTGCAGTGGCGCTGACCACATGGCGCATAACCCAACGGTACAAGTTGGCAACAAGCCGACTTATGGGCGAATGGGCATATTCCAGCGGCTGTGAAAAATGTGCATGCGCCACACGCTTAGGGACACCGGCCCACTTTGCCGCCGCAAGCACAATGCCGCTGTAAAAAGGCAGGTGGCAGTGCACAATGTTAAACTGCTCCTTTGCAAACAACGCTTTGTAATAACGATAGCTGCGCCGGTAGGAAAGCTGATCGTCCGGCTGGTGCAAAATACGCACACCGGTGGCAGCGATCTCAGGCTCCATGGGACCCGGTTCTTCATATCGCAGACAATAGGTGCAGTCAAATTCTTCTGTATTCAATCCCTGCTGCAACCGCACGGCCACAATATCCGAGCCGCCGTATTGCAAAGGGTCATTTACGATCAATACTTTTTTCTTTTGGTTCATTGCGATGGTTCAAAAATCCTACAAAATCAAAATGCCGTTCAAAGCCGTTTAATCCCAGTGCGTCCCTGTTCATATACACCAGCGGATACGGTCGGCCGTAATCCGGCTTAATATAATGCGCATAGGACTGGGTACGGTCTTTATGGCTGGTAAGCAGGGCCAGGTTGGCACAAGGCACGCGCTCCAGCCGCTCCAGCTGCGCCGCAGACAAGCGCCCCACGCGGCGGTAATCCTTCTCATAAATATCATCAATATCGCACACGATCACATAGAGATTATTGGGATCAATGCGCTTTTTACGGGTATTCCACTTTTCCCGACCGACGGCAAAGGAGGGGTAATGTACAAAGTTTACCCGTACATCGTCCTCCGGGGTGCGCCCGCGTATAATACCCACAGGGTAATCCACCGTATCGTCCACCCATTCCTGCACATCCTGTGCCAAATAGTAATCCAGATCGGACAGGAACTTGATAAAGTCCTCATTCTGCATACTGGTATTGATGGTTGGCGAGTAAAACGGCTCGCCCAGTCGACTGTAAATCAAACCGGCCATACAGTTGGGGGTCAAAATGGTATAGTGGGTGTTCTCACAGCGGCGGCGAAAATATCGGTTTTCCGCCTTTGTGATTTGACTTAAAATTGCTGAGTTCTTCCAAAAATCAATAATCTTTTGTTTCATTTTCTCATCAACTTTGTGTATATCAGTTTTGAATAGCGTTTGATCCGGCGGATCACCTGCGTGTCTATGGCACAAAACAGGTTTTGCACCGGGGTCGGTCGGTTATATTGCCGAATGATCTCCGGCGTGGTGGCGCCGGTCTTGGGCACACAGCCAAACCGGGTAATGTAGTACGCCGGACTTCCGCCGGTATGGTCCGGCATTTGGCGTT comes from Oscillospiraceae bacterium and encodes:
- a CDS encoding glycosyltransferase, whose amino-acid sequence is MNQKKKVLIVNDPLQYGGSDIVAVRLQQGLNTEEFDCTYCLRYEEPGPMEPEIAATGVRILHQPDDQLSYRRSYRYYKALFAKEQFNIVHCHLPFYSGIVLAAAKWAGVPKRVAHAHFSQPLEYAHSPISRLVANLYRWVMRHVVSATATDIIGCSQAAGEYLAGKRGFAKKGVVLNNGIDSEKYRLSDAKRAAVRRALGVEDQIVLGHIGQMYYVKNHGYLLEVYAAFHRAHKNSTLLLVSDGPDREALEQRAQDLGIRDSVQFLGFRTDIPELLMAMDCFVFPSIHEGFPLTLIEAQAAQLPCVVSDTITPTVKLTEALQFASIEAQPEEWVKKIETALRIDRHTISRDRVVEDFDIARVCKKLEQIYLRK
- a CDS encoding EpsG family protein; protein product: MLGLSALTWFVIIVAGYALLLLILPREYMWIPFVAVVVAMTVLAYHIVPDETDDLYRYYGMLDIMREQGKAGLDYIVNLNWYNWKTYITFRYYFYFLSFFPNNRYVAAVTMFIVYALMFLVMYKAAQRYQVSKGYVLLGTLFFLSTYWFYDTASGIRNGLAFAIVIACAYYHLAEKRNIILCLFGYVAACLLHSSPILPVALVLLTLLTMKFNSKFINVVMILGLAVGGAFIQFIAEKSDNEFILSIAEKSENNTEAVRLNTSTGFLVNIVTLVIVLLVIWYFSVYFVRDKETDPIYRFYRYCSTTAFFMIGCLFSSLIFLRFARWILPIMGAVLFMVGMQKQADFVKKQPPNFIYTGEKKMVLRVRTQGAMLLVYFAYICVHFLYACVGSSLIWMHF
- a CDS encoding glycosyltransferase; this encodes MTISVIVPIYKVEAYLRQCVDSILAQTYTDLDIVLVDDGSTDNCPAICDAYARKDARVQVVHKPNGGLMSARQAGLRVAKGDYVGFVDGDDWIEPDMYARFAAAIDRYAPDMALCEFYYAFADHNEPSTQHLQRAYYTKAQLAQEIYPTMLYHAPYYSFGINPCCWSKVFKKELLEQCLYPVTPKVKIGEDAAFTYPCLLAAESLAYVDGCLYHYRNNAQSMTAAFDPHLTETIFIPLDILRTYFDTDKRALFAQYQMYAAYLLQLWVRNQASLDCDLDRKGLRQSCARVCQNQELRALLASVPGALPRQVAVAVRAVQQQKPGQLYLLIKAWNLYYKLRNGRA
- a CDS encoding DUF1919 domain-containing protein gives rise to the protein MKQKIIDFWKNSAILSQITKAENRYFRRRCENTHYTILTPNCMAGLIYSRLGEPFYSPTINTSMQNEDFIKFLSDLDYYLAQDVQEWVDDTVDYPVGIIRGRTPEDDVRVNFVHYPSFAVGREKWNTRKKRIDPNNLYVIVCDIDDIYEKDYRRVGRLSAAQLERLERVPCANLALLTSHKDRTQSYAHYIKPDYGRPYPLVYMNRDALGLNGFERHFDFVGFLNHRNEPKEKSIDRK